A window of the Coprobacter fastidiosus genome harbors these coding sequences:
- a CDS encoding BatD family protein, producing MKKLFFIIAIFFSTISSGFADGVKFSASAPGQVIKGQTFQITFTLINANGQDLRVPEFPGCNVLFGPAVSQGSQFTSINGKTTTQTEESYTYTLKAIKEGTYKIGSATIRAGGKQLTSNTLNLKILPPDKNSDGGSDDDREYVPSAQSSAGTDATTFARLILSRTKVYEQEAILATIKLYTKAANMGLENYTFPSFDGFVVQDMPIQNPQFELDHYDGANYTTVVIKRALLFPQRSGKITINPGKFDMALQVVRPMRGPFGMMRGLQEVKKTVRTQPVTVEVLPLPAGKPASYMGAVGTFTVTSSINRENLKTNEAVTVKLQIKGVGNLKYVKNPEIKFPADFEVYDPKIDVKTQNTTSGVEGVRTIEYTAIPRNAGDFVIPGIDFSYFDVHSNSYKTLTTPEYHLKVEKGTGGSSSQISNFTDKEALQMLNQDIHFIKTGNLHLQKSPSIMWGSTGYWLWYILPALFFIIFVIINRKQARENANVTLMKTKKANKVATRRLKAAGKYLKEHQKEAFYNEVLQAVWGYLSDKLSLPLSELTRDNVATELAKYGASEDLVNHFMEILDTCEFAQYAPSQSDSAMDKLYADTVEAIGKMENTVKK from the coding sequence ATGAAAAAATTATTTTTCATAATAGCGATTTTTTTCAGTACTATTTCATCCGGTTTTGCTGATGGGGTGAAATTTTCTGCTTCGGCGCCGGGACAGGTAATTAAAGGGCAGACATTCCAGATAACATTTACGTTAATCAATGCAAATGGTCAAGATTTAAGAGTCCCGGAATTTCCCGGATGTAATGTTCTTTTTGGTCCGGCAGTTTCTCAAGGGTCGCAGTTTACCAGTATAAATGGAAAAACAACAACTCAAACAGAAGAATCTTACACTTATACGTTAAAGGCGATTAAAGAAGGAACTTATAAGATAGGATCTGCAACTATTCGGGCAGGCGGAAAACAATTGACATCCAATACTCTCAATTTAAAAATTTTGCCTCCGGATAAAAATTCCGATGGTGGTTCTGATGATGACAGGGAATATGTACCTTCGGCTCAGAGTTCTGCAGGAACAGACGCAACGACATTTGCCCGTTTGATACTTTCAAGAACAAAGGTATATGAGCAAGAAGCTATATTGGCAACTATAAAATTATATACCAAAGCTGCCAATATGGGACTTGAGAATTATACTTTTCCGAGTTTTGACGGCTTTGTAGTTCAGGATATGCCGATTCAGAATCCTCAGTTTGAGTTAGATCACTATGACGGAGCTAATTATACGACAGTTGTGATTAAGAGAGCTTTGTTATTTCCTCAACGTTCGGGGAAAATAACGATTAATCCCGGTAAATTCGATATGGCATTACAGGTCGTTCGTCCTATGAGAGGACCTTTCGGTATGATGCGAGGTTTGCAGGAAGTAAAAAAGACAGTGCGTACACAACCGGTTACGGTAGAAGTATTGCCGTTGCCTGCAGGAAAACCGGCCTCATATATGGGAGCAGTAGGAACATTTACGGTTACATCTTCTATAAATAGAGAGAATTTGAAAACCAATGAAGCCGTAACTGTAAAATTGCAGATCAAAGGGGTGGGAAATCTTAAATATGTAAAGAATCCGGAGATCAAATTCCCTGCAGATTTTGAGGTTTATGATCCAAAGATTGATGTGAAAACTCAAAATACGACGTCCGGAGTAGAAGGTGTCCGCACGATAGAATATACAGCTATCCCTCGTAATGCAGGAGATTTTGTTATTCCGGGAATTGATTTTTCATATTTCGACGTTCATTCGAATAGCTATAAGACTTTGACAACACCGGAATATCATTTAAAAGTAGAAAAAGGCACAGGCGGTTCTTCATCTCAGATCTCCAATTTTACGGATAAAGAAGCTTTGCAAATGTTGAATCAAGATATTCATTTTATTAAAACCGGAAATTTGCATTTGCAAAAATCTCCGTCTATTATGTGGGGAAGTACGGGATATTGGCTGTGGTATATTTTGCCTGCATTGTTTTTTATTATATTTGTAATTATCAATCGGAAGCAGGCTCGGGAGAATGCAAATGTTACTTTAATGAAAACGAAGAAAGCCAATAAAGTAGCGACTCGAAGGTTGAAAGCTGCGGGAAAATATTTAAAAGAACATCAAAAAGAAGCGTTTTACAATGAAGTCCTGCAGGCTGTATGGGGATATTTGAGCGATAAATTAAGTTTACCGTTATCAGAATTGACTCGGGATAATGTGGCTACCGAATTAGCTAAATATGGAGCAAGTGAAGATTTGGTAAATCATTTTATGGAAATATTGGATACCTGCGAATTTGCTCAGTATGCACCTTCCCAATCAGATAGTGCAATGGATAAACTGTATGCGGATACGGTGGAAGCGATAGGAAAAATGGAAAATACCGTAAAAAAATAA
- a CDS encoding 3-oxoacyl-ACP synthase III family protein: MYINATGYYIPTERVSNDHFFEINGLTSDWILQRTGINTRSKAGEGENSDTMGLEAIRVAIPHLPYDIKDVDLIVSACYSPRDTVATLAHVAQREFKIEKAKALYISSACSSFSNALEVVEGYFAMGKATKALVVCSEHNTYYSNESDPKCGHLWGDAAVALFVSKDLQKEGEAEITSIYTRGLGHIGKGPDAVHLKPKEDGITMPEGRDVFMHACKYMVEVLEHLTSDNQMSIDDLNYIICHQANMRIVANVAHQLKLGEDRFLNNIRELGNTGSASAMLVLAQHIHEMKKGDKVAVTVFGGGYSSGGFLVKF, from the coding sequence ATGTATATTAATGCGACCGGGTATTATATCCCTACAGAAAGAGTGTCTAACGACCATTTTTTTGAAATTAATGGGTTAACCAGTGACTGGATATTACAGCGAACGGGTATAAATACGCGATCTAAGGCCGGAGAAGGAGAAAATTCAGATACAATGGGGTTAGAAGCGATACGGGTTGCCATACCACATTTGCCGTACGACATAAAAGATGTTGATTTGATTGTTTCCGCATGTTATTCTCCTCGTGATACGGTGGCTACTTTGGCTCATGTTGCCCAACGCGAATTTAAGATAGAAAAGGCAAAAGCTTTGTATATATCATCGGCTTGTTCTTCATTCAGTAATGCACTTGAGGTTGTTGAGGGCTATTTTGCCATGGGAAAAGCAACCAAAGCTTTGGTTGTTTGTTCAGAGCATAATACTTATTATAGCAATGAAAGTGATCCCAAATGCGGACATTTATGGGGTGATGCCGCAGTCGCTCTTTTTGTTTCTAAAGATTTGCAGAAAGAAGGCGAAGCGGAGATAACCAGTATTTATACTCGAGGTTTGGGGCATATCGGTAAAGGCCCGGATGCTGTGCATTTGAAACCGAAAGAAGATGGAATTACAATGCCTGAAGGTCGAGATGTGTTCATGCATGCGTGTAAATATATGGTTGAAGTTCTTGAACATTTGACTTCGGATAACCAGATGTCGATTGACGATTTGAATTATATTATATGTCATCAGGCAAATATGCGTATCGTAGCGAATGTCGCTCATCAGTTGAAGCTCGGAGAAGACCGTTTTCTGAATAATATTCGGGAGTTGGGAAATACAGGTTCGGCAAGTGCCATGCTGGTTTTGGCGCAGCATATCCATGAAATGAAAAAAGGAGATAAGGTCGCTGTCACTGTTTTTGGTGGAGGTTATTCAAGTGGCGGATTTTTAGTGAAATTTTGA
- a CDS encoding tetratricopeptide repeat protein: protein MKKIYSILFFFCLTAVVWGQELLNQANQSYSREDYKKAAELYEKALQDEGISSDLYYNLGNAYYKDKQYAKAILNYERALLLSPGNEDARFNLNMANSHITDKIEPVGSFFLTVWIHSLINTLSSNSWAILGIISFLLFIVGIYLYFFTRNVLLRKIGFFAGLLLLLVSIFSNSFASEQKDKITERNEAIVFAPTITIKSSPAESGTDLFVLHEGTKVKLLDKVGDWSEILLADGNRGWIPTNQIEII from the coding sequence ATGAAAAAAATATATAGTATTCTGTTTTTTTTCTGCCTCACTGCTGTTGTTTGGGGACAAGAATTATTGAATCAGGCAAATCAATCATATAGTCGAGAAGATTATAAAAAAGCAGCAGAATTATATGAGAAAGCTCTTCAAGATGAAGGAATCTCTTCAGATTTATACTACAATTTAGGAAATGCCTATTATAAAGATAAGCAATATGCAAAAGCTATATTGAATTACGAAAGGGCATTATTGCTCTCTCCGGGAAACGAAGATGCACGTTTTAATTTGAATATGGCGAACAGTCATATAACAGATAAAATAGAACCGGTAGGCTCATTCTTTTTGACCGTTTGGATTCATTCTCTGATAAATACTTTGTCGTCAAACAGTTGGGCTATATTAGGTATTATTAGTTTTCTGCTTTTTATTGTAGGTATTTATTTGTATTTCTTTACAAGAAATGTATTATTGCGGAAAATAGGATTTTTTGCCGGATTATTATTGTTATTGGTTTCCATATTTTCAAATAGTTTTGCATCGGAACAAAAAGATAAAATAACCGAGCGTAACGAAGCCATAGTCTTTGCGCCGACGATAACGATTAAAAGTTCACCGGCTGAAAGCGGAACAGATCTTTTTGTTTTGCATGAAGGTACGAAAGTGAAACTTTTGGATAAAGTTGGAGATTGGTCTGAAATTTTGTTGGCAGACGGAAATAGAGGTTGGATACCGACAAATCAAATCGAAATAATTTGA
- a CDS encoding universal stress protein encodes MGDDKLITIAIYTYEKAQIIKGILENEDIPVAIQNVNLIQPVISSGVRVRIREQDLPHALQILEQYSLFDDKDHQKDKNKNHEKKILIPVDFSDYSFKACQIGFDFAKAHNAKVMLFHAYFSPYFPGAIPITDTFTYEVSEDEALKQVQDRVGKDMARFVETLHKQIAEGLLPDVEFDYILREGIPEDEINHYSKEYNPMLIVMGTRGKSQKELDLIGSVTAEVLDSTKFPVFAVPESVPFTMIDEVNNIAFFTNFDQQDLIAIDTFMRLFGSYDFKVNFVHMNTKRDAWNEIKLAGMKEYFDKHYPGREVAYMMLDGDDFLNSVEKFIRDEKIDILTMTTRKRNIFARLFNPSIAHKMLFHADTPLLVIPSVGW; translated from the coding sequence ATGGGCGATGATAAATTAATCACTATAGCCATTTATACGTATGAAAAGGCTCAGATTATAAAAGGCATTCTGGAGAACGAGGATATCCCGGTGGCTATCCAAAACGTAAATCTGATACAGCCGGTAATATCGTCAGGCGTACGCGTAAGAATCAGAGAACAGGATTTACCGCATGCTCTTCAAATTTTAGAACAATATTCGCTTTTCGATGATAAAGATCATCAAAAAGATAAAAATAAAAATCACGAAAAGAAAATTCTAATTCCGGTCGATTTTTCCGACTATTCTTTTAAAGCCTGTCAGATCGGCTTTGATTTTGCAAAGGCTCATAATGCCAAAGTGATGCTATTCCACGCTTATTTCAGCCCGTATTTTCCGGGTGCTATACCAATCACCGATACATTTACTTATGAAGTTTCTGAAGATGAAGCGCTGAAACAGGTGCAAGATCGAGTAGGAAAAGATATGGCTCGTTTTGTCGAGACTTTACATAAGCAGATTGCCGAAGGGTTACTGCCGGACGTAGAATTCGATTATATTCTTCGGGAAGGCATTCCGGAAGATGAAATCAATCATTACAGTAAGGAATACAACCCTATGTTGATTGTAATGGGTACGCGCGGAAAAAGCCAAAAAGAACTTGATTTGATAGGAAGTGTCACGGCAGAAGTTCTGGATTCTACAAAATTCCCTGTATTTGCCGTTCCGGAAAGTGTTCCGTTTACGATGATTGATGAGGTAAATAACATTGCGTTTTTTACAAACTTCGATCAACAAGATTTGATAGCGATAGATACATTTATGAGGTTATTCGGTTCGTATGATTTTAAAGTCAATTTCGTTCATATGAATACGAAGCGGGACGCTTGGAATGAGATCAAATTGGCAGGGATGAAAGAATATTTCGATAAACATTACCCAGGACGTGAAGTTGCTTATATGATGTTGGATGGAGATGATTTCTTGAATAGTGTAGAAAAGTTTATCAGAGATGAGAAAATAGACATATTAACAATGACGACACGAAAGAGAAATATATTTGCAAGGTTGTTCAATCCGAGTATTGCTCATAAGATGTTATTCCATGCAGATACACCATTATTAGTAATTCCTTCTGTCGGCTGGTGA
- a CDS encoding phosphatase PAP2 family protein: protein MLEELIKIDQQILLLFNRYHTVYWDQVMWVYTGKYIWIPLILSFVWVYFRKNWKDALWTILMMILVVTVCDQFASTICKPYFARFRPAQDPDFSQFVTIANGYRGGKFGFISSHAANAAGLVTFTALLFRNKLYTITAIIWALLTCYSRMYLGVHYPGDILAGSVWGILTGWGGYYLYVTGRSNAVKRGWLQGNLSPYYNNKDVRIIVAVIYVTFLAILILSPWINFRIK, encoded by the coding sequence ATGCTTGAGGAACTTATCAAGATAGATCAACAAATATTGTTATTGTTCAATCGATATCATACTGTATATTGGGATCAGGTTATGTGGGTATATACCGGAAAATATATCTGGATACCGCTTATTTTGTCATTTGTTTGGGTGTATTTTCGAAAAAACTGGAAAGATGCGTTATGGACAATATTAATGATGATTCTTGTCGTTACTGTATGCGATCAATTCGCTTCGACGATTTGTAAACCTTATTTTGCCCGTTTCAGACCGGCTCAAGATCCGGACTTTTCTCAGTTCGTTACTATTGCAAACGGATATCGGGGCGGAAAATTCGGTTTCATATCGAGTCATGCTGCGAATGCTGCCGGTTTGGTAACTTTTACTGCGTTATTATTCAGAAATAAATTATATACGATTACTGCTATTATATGGGCTTTGTTGACATGTTATTCCCGTATGTATTTAGGAGTTCATTATCCGGGAGATATTTTAGCAGGAAGTGTTTGGGGAATATTGACCGGATGGGGAGGTTATTATCTATATGTTACGGGGCGCAGTAATGCAGTAAAACGAGGATGGCTTCAAGGGAATCTTTCTCCTTATTATAATAATAAGGATGTTCGTATAATTGTTGCTGTAATTTATGTTACGTTTTTGGCTATATTGATTCTATCTCCTTGGATTAATTTCAGAATAAAGTAA
- a CDS encoding MFS transporter yields the protein MKNKTSLSALLAVLFGFFIMGFCDVVGMATSYVKNDFGLSETLAGFIPSAVFFWFLLLSVPTAIVMNKIGRKRTVLVSMVITIVGMMLPFISYNLVSCMVAFAFLGIGNTILQVSLNPLLTNVVKGDALTSSLTGGQVIKAISSFCGPFIAAFALSFFGSWEYLFPIFAVITLISTLWLLVSPIQEEKPDSASSFGATFGLLKDKTILLLFLGIVFVVGTDVGMNTIAPKLLIERCGMAVDAAGFGSSVYFACRTVGAFVGTALLAKYSPVKFFRINILIAILGMLALFFVNDLMLIYTMIGLVGFVCSSIFSVIYSMALQSRPDKANEISGLMITGVFGGAIVPPLMGYATDLVGSQNGSVAVILVCILYLTYCSFGIKVKNN from the coding sequence ATGAAAAACAAAACTTCATTATCGGCACTTCTCGCAGTGCTGTTCGGATTCTTTATCATGGGATTCTGTGATGTAGTCGGTATGGCTACCTCTTATGTAAAAAACGATTTCGGATTGTCCGAAACATTAGCAGGTTTTATCCCTTCTGCAGTATTTTTCTGGTTTTTACTTCTGTCCGTTCCTACAGCTATCGTGATGAATAAAATTGGACGGAAGCGGACAGTTTTGGTAAGTATGGTTATAACCATTGTGGGAATGATGTTGCCTTTTATTTCTTACAACTTGGTATCTTGTATGGTCGCTTTTGCGTTTTTAGGAATTGGAAATACGATTTTACAAGTTTCTTTAAATCCGTTATTGACCAATGTCGTAAAAGGCGATGCTTTGACCAGTTCGTTAACCGGAGGACAAGTTATTAAGGCAATATCATCATTCTGCGGACCGTTTATTGCCGCATTTGCCTTGAGCTTTTTCGGATCTTGGGAATATCTTTTCCCTATTTTTGCTGTAATAACTTTGATTTCTACGCTTTGGCTGTTGGTTAGTCCTATTCAGGAAGAAAAACCCGATTCAGCTTCGTCATTCGGAGCGACATTCGGATTATTGAAAGATAAAACGATTTTGCTCCTTTTCTTAGGAATAGTGTTTGTCGTAGGTACAGATGTAGGAATGAATACTATTGCTCCGAAATTGCTAATAGAACGTTGTGGTATGGCTGTTGATGCCGCGGGATTCGGTTCGAGCGTATATTTTGCTTGTCGTACGGTCGGGGCTTTTGTCGGTACGGCCTTATTAGCGAAATATTCACCTGTTAAATTTTTCCGGATCAATATTCTTATAGCGATTTTAGGTATGTTAGCTCTGTTTTTTGTGAATGATTTGATGTTAATATACACAATGATCGGGTTAGTAGGGTTTGTATGTTCAAGTATTTTCTCTGTTATTTACTCTATGGCATTACAAAGTCGTCCCGACAAAGCGAATGAAATTTCCGGTTTAATGATTACGGGAGTTTTTGGTGGAGCGATTGTCCCTCCTTTAATGGGATATGCTACGGATTTGGTTGGAAGTCAGAACGGATCTGTCGCAGTTATTTTGGTTTGCATATTATATCTGACATATTGTTCTTTCGGCATTAAGGTGAAGAATAATTAA
- a CDS encoding TetR/AcrR family transcriptional regulator, whose translation MYMSKTREMLVDVARQLFAKSGLENTTMNDIAIASRKGRRTLYTYFKNKNEIYWAVVESELAHLLQRLKDIANKDLPPEEKLTNYILTRLEAVKETVLRNGTLKAEFFRDIWKVEQARKNIDMHEVVLLKGILKEGVDRGDFRITSVSATATILHYALKGLDVPYIRDNFTEMGLERLRVKEYIADLVLYGIKK comes from the coding sequence ATTTATATGTCTAAAACTCGTGAGATGCTGGTCGATGTAGCACGTCAATTATTTGCTAAGTCGGGGTTGGAAAATACTACGATGAATGACATTGCCATTGCATCTCGTAAAGGAAGACGGACTCTCTATACGTATTTCAAAAATAAAAACGAGATTTATTGGGCAGTAGTAGAATCGGAACTTGCACATTTATTGCAACGGCTTAAAGATATAGCTAATAAAGATCTCCCTCCTGAAGAAAAACTTACTAATTATATTCTTACCAGACTTGAGGCGGTTAAAGAGACCGTTTTGCGTAATGGCACTTTAAAAGCAGAGTTTTTCAGGGATATTTGGAAAGTAGAGCAAGCTCGTAAGAATATCGATATGCACGAAGTTGTGTTGCTAAAGGGAATTTTGAAGGAGGGTGTCGATAGAGGAGATTTTAGAATTACCAGCGTTTCTGCAACAGCGACGATATTGCATTATGCTCTAAAAGGTTTAGATGTGCCTTATATACGGGATAATTTTACCGAGATGGGGTTGGAAAGGCTTCGGGTAAAAGAATATATAGCAGATCTTGTGTTGTATGGAATCAAGAAATAA
- a CDS encoding RluA family pseudouridine synthase: MTVLYEDNHLIIVNKTTSEIVQGDKTGDTPLSEILKLWLKEKYGKPGNVFVGVTHRLDRPVSGLVIFAKTSKALTRMNEMFRNNEVKKKYWAIVKNRPPKDSDEITHYIVRNEKINKSIAWDRMKPNAKEAVLAYRIVAHSDKYYLLEIDLKTGRHHQIRCQLSKIGCPIKGDLKYGAERSNPDGGISLHARHIKFIHPVSKVEIDITAPVPDNNLWKTFEKLAGSFSE; the protein is encoded by the coding sequence ATGACGGTATTGTATGAAGATAATCATTTGATTATCGTAAATAAAACGACATCGGAGATCGTACAGGGTGATAAAACCGGAGATACTCCTCTATCTGAAATATTGAAGTTATGGCTGAAAGAGAAGTACGGTAAACCCGGAAATGTATTTGTCGGGGTAACCCATCGGCTCGACCGTCCGGTGAGCGGATTGGTGATTTTTGCTAAAACAAGCAAAGCTCTGACACGGATGAATGAGATGTTTCGCAATAACGAGGTGAAAAAAAAATATTGGGCGATCGTAAAAAATCGTCCGCCGAAAGACTCGGATGAGATTACTCATTATATTGTGAGGAATGAGAAAATAAACAAGTCGATTGCATGGGACAGAATGAAACCTAATGCTAAAGAAGCCGTTCTTGCGTATCGGATAGTTGCTCATAGTGATAAATATTATTTATTGGAAATAGATTTGAAAACAGGAAGACATCATCAAATTCGATGCCAATTGTCTAAGATCGGGTGTCCTATAAAGGGTGATTTGAAGTATGGAGCTGAGCGATCTAATCCGGACGGAGGCATTAGCCTGCATGCCCGTCATATTAAATTTATTCATCCGGTATCCAAGGTAGAAATCGATATAACTGCCCCGGTTCCGGATAATAATCTTTGGAAAACTTTTGAGAAGTTGGCCGGATCTTTTTCAGAATAA
- a CDS encoding DUF4465 domain-containing protein gives MQKFLRFNCEKDFVLQGVRKSRVLLCCSLLSVSLNVAGQTTSVTKVLEYVPAPGQFVNASLPKYEAGDTDESIRAKAESTMKAGSSFIGLGAYGGYVVVGFDKPIVNVPGEYDFKTAGNAYVNNAECGIIMVSQDKNGNGLPDDEWYELAGSEYNNPKTVHNYKITYYRPQYDIEIRKGETPDENYINNPASFRTETENNNIADVMWKDNLGNTGYVLRNTFHKQQSYYPMWIESDELTFSGSLLPSNAVQSGNIWQFPAYDWGYADNWSANESDEKIGMKIDWAVDKYGNPVRLTHIDFVKVYTALNQCVGAVGETSTEFKSVIDLHPDAQVSEDKSVVLDLSEAVLDESTKVSDFIFDTETKFFDFNDLFRFSHSATDWGGGSFSWDGFVCSKQQPDLNEPSDLYNPDGSVNTDVVSSWEYLPQNTYAAVTGAGVNGDNTPYIFGYWDSYSDQSIISFADGMSHKVNGVYVTNAAINYISMKYGDSYGKKFGGENGTDPDFLKLTAVGKNGDTETGSVDFYLADYRSDYSCDDYIVTDWSWMDLSSLGEVSSIEFSLSSSDNGDYGMNTPTYFCLDGLSVNPQASVPSAISESEKAVSWSVYPNPALNYIRIKGDEYKKADIYTLNGVLVRSVSASEQIYVGDLATGLYYIRITDDTYTSTLKFIKQ, from the coding sequence ATGCAGAAATTTTTACGTTTTAATTGTGAAAAAGATTTTGTTTTGCAGGGGGTGAGAAAGTCCCGAGTATTGCTTTGTTGCAGTTTATTGTCAGTTTCGTTAAATGTGGCGGGGCAAACGACATCAGTGACTAAAGTATTGGAATATGTGCCTGCACCCGGGCAATTCGTGAATGCATCTTTGCCTAAATATGAAGCAGGAGATACGGATGAATCGATTCGGGCAAAGGCAGAATCGACAATGAAAGCCGGTAGTTCGTTTATCGGTTTAGGGGCTTATGGAGGTTATGTGGTTGTCGGTTTTGATAAACCGATTGTGAATGTTCCCGGTGAGTATGATTTTAAGACAGCAGGAAATGCGTATGTAAATAATGCCGAGTGTGGAATTATTATGGTATCTCAAGATAAGAATGGAAATGGTCTTCCTGATGATGAGTGGTATGAATTGGCCGGTTCGGAATATAATAACCCCAAGACAGTTCATAATTATAAAATAACTTATTACAGACCTCAATACGATATAGAAATACGGAAAGGAGAAACTCCTGATGAAAATTATATAAATAATCCGGCTTCATTTCGTACAGAAACGGAAAATAATAATATTGCGGATGTAATGTGGAAAGATAATTTGGGAAATACAGGTTATGTATTACGTAATACTTTCCATAAACAGCAGTCTTATTATCCGATGTGGATCGAATCGGATGAGTTGACATTTTCGGGTTCTTTATTACCTTCAAATGCTGTACAGTCCGGCAATATATGGCAATTTCCGGCTTATGATTGGGGGTATGCCGATAATTGGAGTGCCAATGAGTCAGATGAGAAAATTGGGATGAAAATAGATTGGGCTGTCGATAAATACGGAAATCCTGTTCGTTTGACACATATCGATTTTGTGAAAGTATATACTGCTTTGAATCAATGTGTCGGAGCTGTAGGAGAGACATCGACAGAATTTAAGTCTGTCATAGATCTTCATCCCGATGCTCAAGTATCTGAAGACAAATCTGTTGTTTTGGATTTATCCGAAGCAGTTTTAGATGAATCGACAAAGGTTTCGGATTTTATTTTCGATACAGAAACGAAATTCTTTGATTTTAATGATTTGTTCCGTTTTTCACATTCGGCAACGGATTGGGGTGGGGGTTCTTTCTCTTGGGACGGTTTTGTTTGCAGTAAACAGCAACCCGATCTGAATGAACCTTCGGATTTATACAACCCGGATGGCAGTGTAAATACAGATGTCGTAAGTTCGTGGGAATATTTGCCGCAGAATACTTACGCTGCAGTGACCGGAGCAGGCGTAAACGGGGATAATACCCCATATATTTTCGGATATTGGGACTCATATAGTGATCAAAGTATTATATCTTTTGCAGACGGAATGTCTCATAAAGTAAACGGTGTGTATGTGACGAATGCTGCCATAAATTATATTTCGATGAAATATGGTGATTCTTATGGGAAAAAGTTTGGTGGAGAAAACGGGACAGATCCAGATTTCTTAAAATTGACGGCTGTTGGAAAGAATGGTGATACCGAGACCGGAAGTGTCGATTTTTATTTGGCTGATTATCGTTCAGATTATAGTTGTGACGATTATATCGTCACAGACTGGAGTTGGATGGATTTGTCTTCTTTGGGAGAGGTTTCTTCGATAGAGTTTTCTTTGTCGTCTTCAGATAATGGAGATTATGGGATGAATACTCCGACTTATTTTTGTTTAGATGGTTTGTCGGTAAATCCTCAGGCTTCAGTGCCGTCTGCAATATCGGAAAGTGAGAAAGCAGTTTCTTGGAGTGTATATCCTAATCCGGCATTAAATTATATTCGCATCAAAGGTGATGAATATAAAAAAGCTGATATTTATACGTTAAACGGAGTTCTTGTTCGTTCTGTTTCAGCATCTGAACAAATTTATGTAGGTGATCTGGCTACCGGACTATATTATATCCGGATTACAGATGATACATATACTTCAACATTGAAATTTATCAAACAGTGA
- the fabG gene encoding 3-oxoacyl-[acyl-carrier-protein] reductase has product MKLLQGKVAVITGAARGIGKAIAIKFANEGADIAFTDLAIDDNAKATEAEIAALGVKVKGYASNAANFEDTHNVVTEIVKDFGRIDILVNNAGITRDGLMMRMSEAQWDMVINVNLKSAFNFIHAVSPVMMKQKSGSIINMSSVVGVSGNAGQCNYSASKAGMIGLAKSIAKELGSRGIRANCIAPGFIITDMTGALSDEVKEAWAKQIPLRRGGTPEDVANVCTFLASDLSSYVTGQVIHCCGGMNM; this is encoded by the coding sequence ATGAAATTATTGCAAGGAAAAGTTGCCGTTATTACAGGTGCGGCTCGTGGAATAGGCAAAGCGATTGCCATCAAATTTGCAAATGAAGGTGCGGATATTGCGTTTACCGATTTGGCCATTGATGATAATGCAAAAGCTACAGAAGCTGAAATAGCAGCTTTAGGTGTAAAAGTAAAAGGGTATGCTTCGAATGCAGCGAATTTTGAAGATACACATAACGTTGTTACTGAGATTGTAAAAGATTTTGGACGCATCGACATTTTGGTAAATAATGCAGGAATCACTCGGGACGGTCTGATGATGCGTATGTCAGAAGCCCAATGGGATATGGTAATCAATGTGAACTTGAAATCTGCATTTAATTTTATACACGCAGTTTCTCCTGTTATGATGAAACAAAAGAGCGGGAGTATCATAAACATGTCTTCTGTTGTCGGTGTATCGGGTAATGCCGGACAATGTAATTATTCAGCATCGAAAGCCGGTATGATAGGTCTGGCTAAATCTATTGCAAAAGAGCTTGGTTCTCGCGGTATTCGTGCCAATTGTATCGCTCCGGGATTTATTATTACCGATATGACAGGTGCATTATCTGATGAAGTGAAAGAAGCTTGGGCAAAACAAATTCCATTACGTCGTGGCGGTACACCCGAAGATGTTGCTAACGTATGTACTTTCCTTGCTTCCGACCTTTCTTCATATGTTACCGGGCAAGTTATTCACTGTTGTGGCGGTATGAATATGTAA